Proteins from one Triticum aestivum cultivar Chinese Spring chromosome 7A, IWGSC CS RefSeq v2.1, whole genome shotgun sequence genomic window:
- the LOC123151885 gene encoding probable calcium-binding protein CML30 — protein MAPLLLLFLLGGLCALFSLASSSSRGAKKCCDADGEKAKSHNRGEQGEKASGKVEERAAPADREADLGIVFSTFDHDGDGFITAGELEESLKRLGIAVSAAEAAAMVARVDANSDGLIDIHEFRELYDSIPKKRKASLLPPSAGAEAGAEEEEEDEEGEEMDLKEAFDVFDGNKDGLISAEELGTVLGSLGLRGRPAAAECRDMIRLVDSDGDGMVNFEEFKRMMAVVKA, from the coding sequence ATGGCGCCTCTGCTCCTGCTCTTCCTCCTCGGCGGCCTCTGCGCCCTCTTctccctcgcctcctcctcctcgcgcggcGCCAAGAAGTGCTGCGACGCCGACGGCGAGAAGGCCAAGAGCCACAACCGCGGGGAGCAGGGAGAGAAGGCCAGCGGCAAGGTGGAGgagagggcggcgccggcggaccGGGAGGCGGACCTGGGGATCGTGTTCTCCACGTTCGACCACGACGGCGACGGCTTCATCACGGCGGGCGAGCTGGAGGAGTCGCTGAAGCGGCTGGGCATCGCGGTCTCCGCCGCCGAGGCCGCCGCCATGGTGGCGCGCGTCGACGCCAACAGCGACGGCCTCATCGACATCCACGAGTTCCGCGAGCTCTACGACTCCATCCCCAAGAAGCGCAAGGCCTCGCTCCTGCCCCCCTCCGCCGGCGCCGAGGCCggggctgaggaggaggaggaggacgaggagggggaggagatgGACCTCAAGGAGGCGTTCGACGTGTTCGACGGCAACAAGGACGGCCTCATCTCCGCCGAGGAGCTGGGCACCGTGCTGGGCTCCCTCGGCCTGcgcggccgccccgccgccgccgagtgCCGCGACATGATACGCCTCGTCGACAGCGACGGCGACGGCATGGTCAACTTCGAGGAGTTCAAGCGCATGATGGCCGTCGTCAAGGCCTAG